The following are encoded in a window of Psychrobacter sp. P11F6 genomic DNA:
- a CDS encoding acyl-CoA dehydrogenase family protein → MDFSLTDDQIAFRQTARQFAQKELKPNAAEWDRTSHFPIDVIKKSGELGFLGLYTNPEYDGLGLPRLDSAMVFEELAWGDTSVAAYMSIHNMAGWMIGEFGSDVLCKKYLPNMVSGEWLGSYCLTEPNAGSDAASLRTKADKQGDHYLLTGEKTFISGAGSTDVLVVMARTGAAGPKGISAFVVDADSAGIEYGKNEHKMGWKAQPTRTISFKDVKVPVENLIGEEGQGFRIAMKGLDGGRINIGICAVGTAQAALETATNYVQERSQFGSPIASLQSVQFKLADMLTQTITARQMLYLAASKVDNNDVQASTYCAMAKRLSTDLCFDVANEALQLHGGYGYLNEYPLERHVRDLRVHQILEGTNEIMRVIVSRQLLQDDALSQLR, encoded by the coding sequence ATGGATTTTTCATTAACCGATGACCAAATTGCCTTTCGCCAAACCGCCAGACAGTTTGCCCAAAAAGAGCTTAAGCCCAATGCCGCTGAATGGGATCGCACTTCGCATTTCCCAATTGATGTGATTAAAAAATCAGGCGAGCTTGGCTTTTTAGGGTTATATACCAATCCTGAATATGATGGCTTGGGCTTGCCGCGTTTAGACTCTGCGATGGTGTTTGAGGAGCTAGCATGGGGCGATACCTCTGTGGCGGCTTATATGAGTATTCATAATATGGCTGGCTGGATGATTGGTGAGTTTGGCAGTGATGTATTGTGCAAAAAATATTTGCCAAATATGGTTAGTGGTGAATGGCTGGGCAGTTATTGTCTGACGGAACCTAATGCCGGTTCTGATGCCGCATCACTGCGTACCAAAGCCGATAAGCAAGGTGATCATTACCTGCTTACAGGTGAAAAAACCTTTATCTCAGGCGCAGGCTCAACCGATGTGTTAGTGGTTATGGCACGTACGGGCGCTGCAGGTCCAAAGGGGATTTCAGCATTCGTCGTTGATGCAGACAGTGCTGGTATCGAATACGGCAAAAACGAGCATAAAATGGGCTGGAAAGCACAGCCAACGCGGACGATTAGCTTTAAAGACGTCAAAGTGCCAGTAGAAAACCTCATCGGCGAGGAAGGCCAAGGTTTTCGTATTGCTATGAAAGGCTTAGATGGCGGCCGGATTAATATCGGTATCTGTGCAGTAGGAACAGCGCAAGCGGCGCTTGAGACAGCGACCAATTATGTACAAGAGCGCAGTCAGTTTGGCAGCCCGATTGCTAGCTTACAGTCGGTACAGTTTAAGCTTGCTGATATGCTGACTCAAACTATCACTGCACGGCAAATGCTCTATTTAGCGGCGAGCAAAGTCGATAATAACGATGTTCAAGCCTCTACTTATTGTGCAATGGCAAAGCGTTTGTCTACTGACTTGTGTTTTGATGTCGCCAACGAAGCCTTACAACTACACGGTGGTTACGGCTATCTCAATGAATACCCGCTTGAGCGTCATGTGCGAGATTTGCGTGTGCATCAAATTTTAGAAGGTACCAATGAGATTATGCGCGTGATTGTCTCGCGTCAGCTCTTACAAGATGATGCGTTAAGCCAGCTGCGTTAA
- a CDS encoding CoA-acylating methylmalonate-semialdehyde dehydrogenase, whose translation MHHVKQLINGQFVDSNTSEWIDITDPATQEVIAKVPQTTDDEINQAVAAAQAAFQTWRKTPITTRARIFLKYQALIRDHMDELAETLTAEQGKTIADARGDVFRGLEVVEHAAGIANLQIGDFVENVASGVDTYSIWQPLGVCAGITPFNFPAMIPLWMFPMAIATGNTFILKPSEQDPMVTMRLVELAVEAGVPEGVLNVVHGGKATVDAICDHPDIKAVSFVGSTNVGKHVYERASQSGKRAQCMMGAKNHGVILPDANKEQTLNQLAGAAFGAAGQRCMALSVVVLVGAAGEWIDDIKAKAEGLIVSAGKHDKDLGPLISPAAKARVEHLIGMGVEEGASLLLDGRGITVEGYEKGNFVGPTIFDNVTADMQIYKEEIFGPVLCIMRANSLDEAIELLNANPHGNGTAIFTQSGAAAHKFQQDIQVGQIGINLPIPVPLPMFSFSGSRASKLGDLGPYGKHAVQFYTQTKTVTARWFDDEASRGVNTTISI comes from the coding sequence ATGCACCACGTCAAGCAGCTCATCAATGGTCAATTTGTTGATTCTAATACCAGTGAATGGATTGATATCACCGATCCTGCCACGCAAGAAGTCATTGCTAAAGTACCGCAAACTACAGACGATGAAATAAATCAAGCGGTCGCTGCTGCTCAAGCAGCGTTTCAAACGTGGCGCAAAACGCCCATTACCACACGTGCCCGTATCTTTTTAAAGTATCAAGCATTGATACGCGACCACATGGATGAGCTAGCAGAAACCTTGACCGCAGAGCAGGGCAAGACTATTGCTGATGCACGCGGTGATGTATTCCGTGGTTTAGAAGTGGTTGAGCATGCTGCTGGGATTGCAAATCTACAGATTGGCGATTTCGTTGAAAACGTTGCCTCAGGCGTTGATACCTATAGTATTTGGCAGCCACTGGGTGTCTGTGCAGGCATTACGCCGTTTAACTTCCCAGCGATGATTCCACTGTGGATGTTCCCAATGGCGATTGCCACGGGTAATACTTTTATCCTAAAGCCTTCTGAACAAGATCCGATGGTGACCATGCGTTTGGTTGAGCTGGCCGTTGAAGCAGGTGTACCTGAAGGTGTGCTAAATGTGGTACATGGCGGCAAAGCCACCGTTGATGCGATTTGTGATCATCCTGACATCAAAGCAGTTTCTTTTGTCGGTTCGACCAACGTCGGCAAACACGTTTATGAGCGTGCCAGTCAATCAGGCAAACGCGCACAGTGTATGATGGGTGCAAAAAACCATGGCGTTATCTTGCCGGATGCTAATAAAGAGCAAACCCTTAATCAGCTAGCAGGTGCTGCATTTGGTGCTGCCGGTCAACGTTGTATGGCGCTGTCTGTCGTTGTCCTTGTCGGTGCCGCTGGTGAGTGGATTGATGACATCAAAGCTAAAGCAGAGGGTTTGATTGTCTCAGCCGGTAAACATGATAAAGATTTAGGTCCCCTTATTTCTCCTGCCGCAAAAGCGCGTGTAGAGCATTTGATTGGTATGGGGGTAGAAGAGGGAGCCAGTCTATTGCTTGATGGTCGCGGTATTACAGTTGAAGGGTATGAGAAGGGCAACTTCGTTGGTCCAACGATTTTTGATAACGTCACTGCAGATATGCAAATCTACAAAGAAGAAATCTTTGGACCTGTCCTTTGTATCATGCGTGCCAATAGCTTAGATGAAGCGATTGAGCTGCTCAATGCCAATCCGCATGGTAATGGTACGGCTATCTTTACTCAGTCAGGGGCTGCTGCGCATAAATTCCAGCAAGATATCCAAGTCGGTCAAATCGGGATTAACTTGCCGATTCCTGTGCCACTACCGATGTTCTCGTTTTCAGGCTCACGCGCTAGTAAGCTTGGTGATTTGGGTCCTTATGGTAAGCATGCGGTGCAATTTTATACCCAAACTAAGACGGTTACGGCGCGCTGGTTTGATGATGAAGCAAGTCGCGGCGTTAATACGACTATTTCAATTTAA
- a CDS encoding fatty acid--CoA ligase, translated as MSNIYHSAPSAYDYPLLVKQLLNRAKTVSLEQEIVYADKKRLTYKDLFNRINRLANVLAGLNLDAGDIVAVMDWDSHRYLESYFAVPMSEYILQTVNIRLSPEKILYTINHAKPKVLLLNSEFAPLVKSYQFENSSIEHIIWLDDDGVTSEGVFGGNQNRVVGEYEALLQAAYSEFDFPDFDENTIATTFYTSGTTGDPKGVFFSHRQLVLHTLTEAATLGMLPDKQGVSYGDVYMPMTPMFHVHAWGFPFTATMAGLKQVYPGRYAPDVLMDLIINEKVSITHCVPTILQMVLKEAQDRGASFNGLKMIIGGSRLTEGLAKTAMAQGIEVYTGYGMSETAPLISLTEFSLDEPEMSEDEDIARRCMTGKPVLMVDAQIWSTNNESVGTGQDNTGELVLRAPWLTQSYLKNDDAGKELWENGYMHTQDIAYIRPDGYIRITDRLKDVIKSGGEWISSLEIETILSLHPAVADVSVIGIRDKQWGERPLALIVLKPNAQDTSVDDIKAIAEKAVERGIIPKYGVPSQFKFVNELPKTSVGKHDKKVMREMYADQTEV; from the coding sequence ATGTCAAATATTTACCACAGCGCCCCTTCTGCTTACGATTATCCCTTATTAGTTAAGCAACTATTGAACCGTGCCAAAACGGTGTCGCTAGAGCAAGAAATCGTTTATGCTGACAAAAAACGCCTCACTTATAAAGATTTATTCAATCGTATCAATCGCTTGGCCAATGTCTTAGCAGGTTTGAATCTGGATGCAGGTGATATAGTGGCGGTGATGGATTGGGACAGCCATCGTTATCTTGAGTCGTATTTTGCGGTACCGATGTCAGAGTATATTTTACAAACCGTTAATATCCGCCTATCGCCAGAAAAAATTCTTTATACCATCAATCATGCTAAGCCGAAAGTGCTGCTGCTTAATTCTGAGTTTGCGCCATTGGTCAAAAGCTATCAGTTTGAAAACTCTAGTATTGAGCATATTATTTGGCTAGATGATGATGGCGTGACATCTGAAGGAGTCTTCGGTGGTAATCAAAACCGCGTAGTAGGTGAGTATGAAGCGTTATTACAAGCTGCCTATAGTGAGTTTGACTTCCCAGATTTTGATGAAAACACCATTGCCACAACGTTTTATACCTCAGGCACGACGGGCGATCCAAAAGGCGTATTCTTTAGCCACCGCCAGTTAGTATTGCATACTCTTACCGAAGCGGCGACATTAGGTATGCTGCCCGACAAGCAAGGCGTCAGCTACGGTGATGTCTATATGCCGATGACGCCGATGTTCCACGTGCATGCGTGGGGCTTTCCATTTACCGCGACCATGGCTGGTCTGAAGCAAGTGTATCCGGGACGCTATGCACCAGATGTGTTAATGGACTTGATTATTAATGAAAAAGTCAGTATTACCCATTGTGTCCCAACGATTTTGCAAATGGTGCTCAAAGAAGCGCAAGATCGTGGTGCTAGCTTTAATGGTTTAAAAATGATCATCGGTGGCTCACGATTGACAGAAGGTCTGGCAAAAACCGCCATGGCACAAGGCATCGAAGTATATACTGGTTATGGTATGTCAGAGACAGCGCCCCTTATTAGCTTGACAGAATTTAGTCTCGACGAGCCTGAAATGAGTGAAGATGAAGATATCGCTCGCCGTTGTATGACTGGTAAGCCCGTACTGATGGTGGATGCTCAAATATGGAGTACCAATAATGAGTCGGTTGGTACCGGTCAAGACAATACGGGTGAGCTGGTATTGCGCGCACCTTGGCTAACGCAAAGCTATCTAAAAAATGACGATGCGGGCAAAGAGCTGTGGGAAAACGGCTATATGCACACCCAAGACATTGCTTATATACGTCCTGATGGTTATATTAGAATTACTGATCGCTTAAAAGATGTCATTAAGTCAGGCGGCGAGTGGATATCGTCATTAGAGATTGAGACGATTTTGTCGTTACATCCAGCGGTCGCTGACGTATCTGTGATTGGGATACGTGATAAGCAATGGGGCGAGCGTCCATTGGCCTTGATTGTGTTAAAACCTAATGCTCAAGACACGAGCGTTGATGATATCAAAGCCATTGCCGAGAAAGCCGTAGAGCGGGGTATTATTCCGAAATATGGTGTGCCAAGTCAGTTTAAGTTCGTCAATGAGTTGCCAAAGACTTCTGTTGGTAAGCATGACAAAAAAGTGATGCGTGAGATGTATGCTGATCAAACTGAGGTATAG
- a CDS encoding propionate--CoA ligase gives MSEQTATSVTNQSSDQAQTSQALSNTTQTFAEIYHSSIENKEQFWAEQAKRIYWHKEPEQILDDSNLPFAQWYVGGETNLCYNCVDRHLAERAEQDAFIWLSSEINQELIETFPAVVDAFKDLGNNVELYTDYTKRRLTYNDLYKEVNYFADVLQRHGIGKGDRVVIYMPMILEAAYAMLACARIGAVHSVVFGGFAAHNLAIRMDDAEAKMVITVDAGLRGGKVINYKNLVNQGVEQATVKPEHVLVINRGILPFEPKNIDVDYATQRRISCQANAIVEPVWLESNTPSYLLYTSGTTGTPKGVQRDTGGHAVALTTSMDYIYDGKAGETFWAISDIGWAVGHSYTIYAPLLAGMTSVMYEGLPHRPNPGIWWRIVEANKVNILFTAPTGVRMLKKQDETWMTRYDVSSVKSFFLAGEPLDESTANWLTKHLGVPILDHYWQTESGWPILSNTPKFNHKPHKQGSPGYPMYGYDAHVINEETGEPCKAGEKGLLAIRAPLPPGCLTTVWRNDKRFISSYFGLFDGKQYSTSDYAVTDEEGYFYILGRTDDVINVAGHRIGTQEIEEAISTHPEMAECAVVGIHDELKGELPIAFCVLRDHEQVTTTENRFRIEQQVIGAVVKSLGGIARPAAIYFPQALPKTRSGKILRRAIRALAEGNETGDMSTLDNPTAIDAIKQSMKDY, from the coding sequence ATGAGCGAGCAAACCGCCACTTCAGTGACCAACCAATCGTCAGACCAAGCTCAGACTTCTCAAGCGTTATCTAATACCACTCAAACCTTTGCTGAAATTTATCACTCTTCTATTGAAAATAAAGAGCAGTTTTGGGCAGAGCAAGCAAAGCGTATCTATTGGCATAAAGAGCCTGAACAAATCCTTGATGACAGCAATCTGCCATTTGCGCAGTGGTATGTCGGTGGCGAGACCAATCTTTGCTATAACTGTGTGGATCGCCATCTTGCAGAGCGCGCAGAACAGGATGCTTTTATCTGGTTATCCTCTGAGATTAACCAAGAGTTAATAGAAACCTTTCCTGCAGTCGTCGATGCGTTTAAAGACTTGGGTAATAACGTTGAGCTTTATACGGACTATACCAAGCGTCGGCTGACCTATAATGACCTATATAAAGAAGTCAATTATTTTGCCGATGTGCTACAGCGTCATGGTATTGGCAAGGGCGATCGTGTCGTCATTTACATGCCGATGATTCTAGAAGCCGCTTATGCCATGTTGGCTTGCGCTCGTATCGGTGCGGTACATTCTGTGGTGTTTGGTGGATTTGCGGCTCATAACTTAGCCATTCGTATGGATGATGCCGAAGCAAAAATGGTCATCACGGTGGATGCAGGTTTGCGCGGTGGTAAAGTTATTAATTATAAAAATCTTGTCAATCAAGGGGTAGAGCAAGCAACGGTCAAGCCCGAACATGTATTGGTCATCAATCGTGGCATTTTACCATTTGAGCCAAAAAATATTGATGTTGATTATGCAACCCAGCGCCGTATCAGCTGTCAAGCCAATGCGATTGTCGAGCCAGTTTGGCTTGAGTCAAATACGCCGTCGTATCTTCTGTATACTTCAGGCACCACTGGCACGCCAAAAGGTGTACAACGGGATACCGGTGGTCACGCGGTTGCGTTAACGACGTCGATGGACTATATCTACGATGGCAAGGCGGGCGAGACATTTTGGGCGATATCAGATATCGGCTGGGCGGTCGGGCATTCTTACACCATTTACGCACCATTGCTGGCTGGTATGACGAGTGTGATGTATGAAGGTCTGCCGCATCGCCCAAATCCCGGTATTTGGTGGCGAATTGTCGAAGCAAACAAGGTCAATATCTTATTCACGGCACCGACGGGTGTCCGTATGCTGAAAAAACAAGATGAGACATGGATGACGCGCTATGATGTCTCCAGCGTAAAATCCTTCTTTTTGGCAGGTGAACCACTGGATGAATCGACAGCCAATTGGCTGACTAAGCATTTAGGTGTGCCAATTTTAGACCATTATTGGCAAACAGAGTCTGGCTGGCCCATCCTGAGTAACACACCCAAATTTAATCATAAGCCGCACAAGCAAGGCTCACCTGGTTATCCCATGTATGGTTATGATGCGCATGTCATTAATGAAGAAACAGGCGAACCGTGTAAAGCTGGCGAAAAAGGACTGCTCGCGATTCGTGCACCATTGCCGCCCGGTTGTCTGACCACGGTATGGCGAAATGACAAACGCTTTATTAGCAGTTATTTTGGTCTGTTTGATGGCAAGCAATATTCAACCTCAGACTATGCCGTGACTGATGAGGAGGGTTATTTTTATATTTTAGGACGAACTGACGATGTCATCAACGTCGCCGGACATCGTATTGGCACGCAAGAAATTGAAGAAGCAATTAGTACGCATCCAGAGATGGCAGAATGTGCGGTTGTGGGTATTCATGATGAATTGAAAGGAGAATTGCCGATAGCCTTTTGTGTGCTGAGAGATCATGAACAAGTCACGACCACCGAAAATCGTTTCCGTATTGAGCAGCAGGTCATCGGTGCTGTGGTCAAATCCCTTGGCGGTATTGCAAGGCCAGCGGCAATTTATTTCCCGCAAGCACTACCAAAAACGCGCTCTGGAAAAATCTTACGTCGAGCCATTCGTGCTTTAGCAGAAGGCAACGAAACAGGAGATATGTCAACGCTTGATAATCCAACAGCGATTGACGCGATTAAGCAGTCCATGAAAGACTACTAA
- a CDS encoding MFS transporter, protein MPEPLSTPINNATSWVLKLTIGLIGMFAFLQVYSIQAVLPVLMVDFSATEVQAGMIVGATVMAIAIMSPFLGMLSDAVGRKSFIVGALLFLAIPTALIAQSPSIGWMGMWRFMQGLSVPGITVVTIAYIGEEFEGRAVTELMSFYVSGSVLGGFMGRFLLGHLHEIIGWRAGYYVMAAMTLIGALWVGKMLPSSQQFVANPNFRSAMQTLGEHLTNRYVVTACLLGACVLFSLVGCFTFINLHLAKTPYELSTGALANIFAVYLIGVVITPLSTTLLRRFGSARTVRVAVFVSMIGVLLTLVTPLWGIIIGLAIMSSGVFITQAATISYIAVNVKKGRSLASGLYYMGYYAGGTMGAWLCGMAYARGQWSLTVWLLLFVQILALLVASFGMIKTKSRAA, encoded by the coding sequence ATGCCAGAACCTCTATCTACGCCAATCAATAATGCAACATCATGGGTCTTAAAGCTCACCATTGGCTTGATTGGGATGTTTGCCTTTTTGCAGGTGTATTCTATTCAAGCTGTATTGCCAGTACTAATGGTAGATTTTTCAGCTACTGAAGTGCAAGCTGGCATGATCGTCGGTGCAACGGTGATGGCGATTGCTATCATGTCGCCATTCTTGGGCATGCTGTCTGACGCTGTGGGGCGTAAATCCTTTATCGTTGGCGCGTTATTATTTTTAGCGATACCAACTGCTTTAATTGCCCAAAGTCCGAGTATTGGTTGGATGGGCATGTGGCGGTTTATGCAAGGGTTGTCTGTACCGGGCATTACCGTGGTGACGATTGCTTATATCGGTGAAGAGTTTGAGGGACGTGCTGTCACGGAACTGATGTCGTTCTATGTCTCAGGATCGGTACTTGGCGGCTTTATGGGGCGATTTTTGCTTGGGCATTTGCACGAGATTATCGGCTGGCGTGCAGGCTATTATGTGATGGCAGCGATGACCCTTATCGGTGCGCTGTGGGTCGGCAAGATGCTACCATCGTCACAGCAGTTTGTGGCCAATCCGAATTTTCGTTCCGCGATGCAGACGCTCGGTGAGCATTTAACCAATCGTTATGTGGTGACGGCGTGTCTGCTAGGGGCGTGTGTTTTATTCTCACTCGTGGGTTGTTTTACCTTTATCAATCTACATCTTGCTAAGACGCCATATGAGTTGAGTACGGGTGCGCTTGCCAATATTTTTGCCGTTTATTTGATAGGCGTTGTCATCACGCCATTGTCGACGACTTTGCTACGTCGCTTTGGTTCAGCACGCACAGTTCGCGTGGCTGTTTTCGTTTCTATGATTGGGGTGCTGTTAACGCTAGTAACGCCGTTATGGGGCATTATTATTGGTCTTGCTATTATGTCCTCAGGTGTCTTTATCACCCAAGCTGCCACCATCAGTTATATCGCCGTCAATGTTAAAAAAGGGCGCTCATTGGCGTCTGGTTTATATTACATGGGGTATTATGCTGGCGGTACGATGGGTGCGTGGTTATGCGGTATGGCTTATGCGCGCGGGCAGTGGTCGCTCACAGTATGGCTGCTCTTATTTGTACAGATTTTGGCATTACTGGTTGCCAGTTTTGGTATGATAAAAACAAAATCACGCGCGGCTTGA
- a CDS encoding dienelactone hydrolase family protein: MPKYPSYSQWIVAIGALVFSISASAVTLDEVAATNKLTIKEQSTKIVSTPIASAVVITSPVSTPAVPSNCIADSTITAASLSDTRGKGPFSVAKKPVPRQLANGFGGGTIYYPTNAGGCGLLGGIAVIPGYVSYESSIKWWGPRLASWGFVVITIDTNSIYDDPESRAAQLSAALDHMLRDNTVGAQIDSTRLGAIGWSMGGGGALDLATKRQTVRAIIPQTPYHDKDYGEMNTPALFITCQNDRIASNKKYSSRFYDKATGAKMKIEIKNGSHFCPSYRFNEILLSKPGIAWMHRYINGDTRFEQFLCRNDNYGNNPRISAYDYKNCS, encoded by the coding sequence ATGCCCAAATATCCTTCTTATTCGCAATGGATTGTCGCTATAGGTGCACTGGTTTTCTCTATAAGTGCGTCGGCAGTTACGTTAGACGAAGTAGCCGCAACGAACAAGCTCACAATTAAAGAGCAATCGACCAAAATAGTATCAACCCCGATAGCGTCAGCGGTTGTAATAACATCGCCTGTATCAACACCAGCCGTGCCATCAAACTGTATCGCCGACAGTACTATTACAGCGGCTAGTCTGTCAGATACGCGTGGTAAGGGGCCTTTTTCGGTGGCCAAAAAACCCGTTCCTCGTCAGTTAGCCAACGGCTTTGGTGGCGGAACCATTTATTATCCAACCAACGCAGGCGGCTGTGGTCTGTTAGGCGGAATCGCCGTGATACCCGGTTATGTGTCCTACGAATCTTCTATTAAATGGTGGGGGCCACGTTTGGCATCTTGGGGATTTGTGGTTATTACCATCGATACCAACTCCATTTATGATGACCCAGAGAGCCGTGCGGCGCAGTTAAGTGCCGCGCTTGATCATATGCTTCGTGACAATACGGTAGGCGCTCAGATAGATAGTACGCGCTTGGGTGCTATTGGCTGGTCAATGGGCGGCGGCGGTGCTCTCGATCTAGCGACAAAACGTCAGACGGTTCGAGCGATTATTCCACAAACGCCCTATCACGATAAAGACTATGGCGAAATGAACACGCCTGCTTTATTCATTACTTGCCAGAATGACCGTATTGCCTCAAATAAAAAATACAGCAGTCGTTTTTATGATAAAGCTACAGGCGCAAAAATGAAGATTGAGATAAAGAACGGTAGCCATTTTTGTCCAAGTTATCGTTTTAATGAGATATTGCTGAGCAAGCCAGGTATTGCTTGGATGCATCGCTATATTAATGGCGATACCCGCTTCGAGCAGTTTTTATGTCGTAACGACAATTATGGTAACAATCCTCGTATATCCGCTTACGACTATAAAAACTGCTCATAA
- a CDS encoding Rrf2 family transcriptional regulator has protein sequence MRLTNYSDYALRSLIYLAVRPEPPLLANISDIADSYGISKSHLTKIIHQLGQLGYIESVRGKNGGIRLARAPKDINLGVLIKQIEPDFDLVECFATPANDKSSDGGQTGLPITLIDETTNNARGCIISPACQLKSVFFEALTAFINVLERYTLADIINNQDELASLLFR, from the coding sequence ATGCGATTGACCAATTATAGCGATTATGCGCTGCGCTCATTGATTTACTTGGCAGTGAGACCAGAGCCGCCATTACTTGCAAATATCAGTGATATTGCTGACAGTTATGGCATTTCTAAAAGTCATTTGACCAAGATTATTCATCAGTTGGGTCAGCTTGGTTATATAGAAAGTGTGCGTGGTAAAAATGGCGGTATACGTTTGGCTCGTGCGCCAAAAGACATCAATTTGGGTGTATTAATTAAACAAATAGAGCCAGACTTTGATTTGGTCGAATGCTTTGCGACACCCGCGAATGATAAGAGTAGTGATGGTGGACAGACTGGTTTGCCTATTACGCTTATTGATGAAACGACAAATAACGCTAGAGGCTGCATCATTAGCCCAGCATGCCAACTAAAAAGTGTGTTCTTTGAAGCGCTGACGGCATTTATTAACGTCCTTGAGCGCTATACCTTGGCAGATATCATCAATAACCAAGATGAGCTAGCGTCTTTATTGTTTCGTTAA
- a CDS encoding ankyrin repeat domain-containing protein yields MRFFGKMSASAVMATMLLAGCSSLNNDNSVTKMDTIQAAQTVPVPQVGFRFSTTENVDLANQNKLSWRVFYDKPSIGADATWFDAVKHGDLAKVKYMVNNGQDLEVKDTGSLNQTALGWAAFIGYEDMVDYLVSKGADIYAKDDGDVYNVMKSAVLGKNTNIVKKVHTLLNEKAPVDLNDQTVESDGETLIMVAASNNRLETVKYLLAQGANPNLVATTKDKKMGSYNQGAYSYACSRDLVDMQKLLAANGAVNHRTGKASCE; encoded by the coding sequence ATGAGATTTTTTGGAAAAATGAGCGCATCAGCGGTTATGGCAACGATGTTACTAGCAGGTTGCTCAAGCCTAAACAATGATAACAGCGTCACTAAAATGGACACTATCCAAGCTGCTCAAACCGTACCAGTCCCACAAGTGGGTTTTCGTTTCAGCACTACTGAGAATGTTGATCTTGCCAATCAAAACAAACTTTCTTGGCGTGTGTTTTATGACAAACCCTCTATAGGTGCAGATGCTACTTGGTTTGACGCCGTAAAACATGGTGATCTAGCCAAGGTTAAATACATGGTTAACAATGGTCAAGACTTAGAAGTTAAAGATACAGGTAGCCTTAACCAAACGGCGTTAGGCTGGGCTGCTTTTATCGGCTATGAAGATATGGTCGATTACTTAGTCAGTAAAGGCGCTGATATCTATGCTAAAGATGACGGTGATGTGTATAACGTCATGAAATCTGCTGTACTGGGAAAAAATACCAATATTGTCAAAAAAGTACATACGTTATTGAATGAAAAAGCGCCTGTGGACTTAAATGATCAGACGGTAGAAAGTGATGGTGAAACCTTGATTATGGTTGCAGCTAGTAATAATCGCCTTGAAACTGTCAAATATTTATTGGCGCAAGGTGCTAATCCAAATCTAGTGGCAACGACCAAAGACAAAAAAATGGGCTCGTATAATCAAGGTGCCTATTCATATGCGTGTTCGCGAGATTTGGTTGATATGCAAAAGCTATTAGCCGCCAATGGTGCTGTGAATCATCGCACTGGCAAAGCGAGCTGTGAATAA